A stretch of Pseudolysobacter antarcticus DNA encodes these proteins:
- the pdhA gene encoding pyruvate dehydrogenase (acetyl-transferring) E1 component subunit alpha — protein sequence MSVVAKFEIEYLQYLDQEGKLLRNDLPAFARDAQILVEMYKRMALTRVFDTKSIALQRTGKLGTYASCLGHEAAHIGVAAAMREEDVFAPMYREYGAQFWRGVKMREVLLYWGGDERGSDFSGPAHDFAWCVPIGTQCLHAAGAALAFKTRKEARVAVSICGDGGTSKADFYAAINAAGAMDLPYVSVIVNNGWAISTPRRAQSGAKTLAQKAIAAGLPSIQVDGNDVIAVRAAMESALQRARAGSGGAVIEAITYRLSDHTTADDARRYRDDAEVQAAWQRDPLKRLRLYLTGIGAWNDQRETDWKAECAHQVDSEIEAYLETRSQGVEVMFDDVFASLPHDLAEQRAHAMSWDQKSS from the coding sequence ATGTCTGTCGTAGCCAAGTTCGAAATCGAATATCTGCAATACCTAGATCAGGAAGGCAAACTGCTGCGCAATGACTTGCCGGCGTTTGCGCGCGATGCGCAGATTCTTGTCGAGATGTACAAGCGCATGGCGCTCACACGTGTGTTCGACACCAAGTCGATCGCACTGCAGCGCACCGGCAAGCTCGGCACGTACGCGTCGTGCCTCGGCCACGAAGCCGCGCATATCGGCGTGGCGGCGGCGATGCGCGAGGAAGACGTGTTCGCGCCGATGTATCGCGAATACGGCGCGCAATTCTGGCGCGGCGTGAAGATGCGCGAAGTGTTGTTGTACTGGGGCGGCGACGAACGCGGCAGCGATTTCAGCGGCCCCGCGCATGACTTCGCGTGGTGCGTGCCGATCGGTACGCAATGCCTGCATGCCGCCGGTGCCGCGCTCGCGTTCAAGACGCGCAAAGAGGCGCGCGTCGCGGTCAGTATTTGTGGTGATGGCGGTACTTCGAAGGCGGATTTTTATGCCGCGATCAATGCCGCTGGCGCGATGGATTTGCCGTACGTTTCGGTGATCGTCAACAATGGCTGGGCGATCTCGACACCACGCCGCGCCCAGAGCGGCGCGAAAACCCTCGCCCAAAAAGCGATCGCCGCGGGCTTGCCGAGCATCCAGGTCGACGGCAACGACGTGATCGCGGTACGCGCCGCGATGGAAAGCGCGTTGCAACGCGCGCGTGCCGGCAGCGGCGGCGCAGTGATCGAGGCAATCACCTATCGTTTGTCCGACCACACCACCGCCGACGACGCGCGCCGTTATCGCGACGACGCCGAAGTGCAAGCCGCGTGGCAGCGCGATCCGCTGAAGCGTTTGCGTTTGTATTTGACTGGCATCGGCGCATGGAACGACCAGCGCGAAACCGACTGGAAAGCCGAATGCGCGCATCAGGTCGACAGCGAGATCGAGGCCTATCTGGAAACCCGATCACAAGGCGTCGAAGTGATGTTCGACGATGTATTCGCGAGCTTGCCGCACGACCTGGCCGAGCAGCGCGCACACGCGATGTCGTGGGATCAGAAAAGCAGCTGA
- a CDS encoding alpha-ketoacid dehydrogenase subunit beta codes for MPQITLIEAVTMALAYEMTADPSVFVLGEDVGVNGGVFRATVGLQQRFGPERVIDTPLDETTIAGLTVGASAMGMRPIAEAQFEGFIYPMIEQIACHAGRLRNRTRGRMSCPMVIRAPWGGGIRAPEHHSEANEALFAHMPGLRVVIPSSPSRAYGLLLAAIRDPDPVIFFEPKRIYRQYKEEVADDGEALPLDVCFVLRDGSDVTLVTWGAHVKETLEVADALALEGISAEVIDVATVKPLDFDTIHESVRKTGRCVIIHEATRSGGIGAEIAAQLAEKAMFDLRAPVERVTGYDIPMPLFRQEMKQLPSVPRILAAVKRVLAFS; via the coding sequence ATGCCACAAATTACCTTGATCGAAGCCGTGACGATGGCGCTGGCTTACGAGATGACCGCCGATCCGTCGGTGTTCGTGCTCGGCGAAGACGTCGGCGTGAACGGCGGCGTGTTTCGCGCCACCGTCGGCCTACAGCAACGTTTCGGGCCGGAGCGCGTGATCGATACGCCGCTTGATGAAACCACCATCGCCGGCCTCACCGTCGGCGCGTCGGCGATGGGCATGCGCCCGATCGCGGAAGCGCAATTCGAAGGTTTCATCTATCCGATGATCGAGCAGATCGCGTGCCACGCCGGACGCCTGCGCAACCGCACGCGCGGTCGCATGAGTTGTCCGATGGTGATCCGCGCGCCGTGGGGCGGTGGCATCCGCGCGCCGGAACATCATTCCGAAGCAAACGAAGCCTTGTTCGCGCACATGCCGGGCTTGCGCGTGGTGATTCCGTCTTCGCCGAGTCGTGCTTACGGCTTGTTGCTGGCGGCCATTCGCGATCCCGATCCGGTGATTTTTTTCGAGCCGAAACGCATCTATCGCCAGTACAAGGAAGAAGTCGCCGACGACGGCGAAGCGTTGCCGCTGGACGTGTGTTTTGTATTGCGTGACGGCAGCGACGTGACCCTTGTGACCTGGGGCGCACACGTCAAGGAAACGCTGGAAGTGGCCGACGCGCTCGCGCTCGAAGGCATCAGCGCCGAGGTGATCGACGTCGCCACGGTCAAGCCGCTGGACTTCGATACGATCCACGAATCGGTGCGCAAGACCGGCCGTTGCGTGATCATCCACGAAGCAACGCGCAGCGGTGGTATCGGCGCGGAGATCGCCGCACAGCTCGCCGAAAAGGCGATGTTCGATCTGCGCGCGCCGGTCGAGCGCGTCACCGGCTACGATATTCCGATGCCGCTGTTCCGCCAGGAAATGAAACAGCTGCCGAGCGTGCCGCGCATACTCGCTGCGGTGAAACGCGTGCTCGCTTTTTCCTGA
- a CDS encoding dihydrolipoamide acetyltransferase family protein translates to MKNFNLPDLGEGLPDAEIVEWHVREGDTVKLDDALVSMETAKAVVDVPSPFSGKVTKLFGKAGDVIATGAPLASFELDASMPQRADAEDTGHQHAAPAKSQAAAPAPAAPSSAAKSAAPAAGGDSGTVVGAMESSDRIVSEQATSVGGIKAMPVVRALAKKLGIDLARVTPSGAGGVVTLQDLKGFSASPAATQAPRNPAPPAVASAAIAAATTSIAAPAARIAAPLSAAGKPMRTAPPGNVAFGQPEPLRGVRRNMARIMAAAHAAVVPATLTDDADIHAWQPGNDIMARLVRSLVVAARIEPALNAWFDSENSTRTLHQRVDVGIAVDSEEGLFVPALRNADMLDAASIRTGLNRLRDQVRDRSIAPEELKGYTIMLSNFGVFAGRYATPVVVPPCVAIIAVGKLRHEVVAVMGGIATHRIVPLSLTFDHRACTGGEAARFLKGILDDLALPQ, encoded by the coding sequence ATGAAAAATTTCAACCTACCCGATCTCGGTGAAGGTTTGCCGGACGCCGAAATCGTCGAGTGGCATGTGCGCGAAGGCGACACGGTCAAGCTCGATGATGCGCTGGTATCGATGGAAACAGCAAAGGCCGTGGTCGACGTGCCGTCGCCGTTTTCCGGCAAGGTGACCAAGCTGTTCGGCAAGGCTGGCGACGTGATCGCCACCGGCGCGCCGCTAGCAAGTTTCGAACTCGATGCGAGCATGCCGCAACGCGCGGATGCCGAAGATACCGGCCATCAACATGCCGCGCCAGCGAAATCGCAAGCCGCGGCGCCTGCGCCAGCAGCGCCATCGAGCGCCGCAAAATCTGCCGCACCTGCCGCGGGCGGCGACAGCGGCACCGTGGTTGGCGCGATGGAATCCAGCGATCGTATCGTCAGCGAACAGGCGACCTCGGTCGGCGGCATCAAGGCGATGCCGGTGGTGCGCGCACTCGCGAAAAAACTCGGCATCGATCTGGCGCGCGTGACACCAAGCGGCGCCGGTGGTGTGGTGACGCTGCAGGATCTGAAAGGTTTTTCGGCCTCACCCGCGGCGACACAAGCACCGCGCAATCCGGCGCCGCCTGCCGTTGCCAGCGCAGCGATCGCCGCCGCAACAACCAGTATCGCAGCGCCGGCGGCACGTATCGCCGCGCCGCTCTCGGCCGCGGGCAAACCAATGCGCACCGCGCCGCCCGGCAATGTCGCGTTCGGTCAACCCGAACCACTGCGCGGCGTGCGCCGCAATATGGCGCGCATCATGGCCGCGGCGCATGCTGCTGTCGTGCCGGCAACCTTGACCGACGATGCCGATATCCACGCGTGGCAGCCTGGCAACGACATCATGGCGCGACTGGTGCGTTCGCTGGTGGTGGCCGCGCGTATCGAACCTGCGCTCAATGCGTGGTTCGACTCGGAAAATTCCACACGCACGCTGCATCAACGTGTTGACGTTGGTATTGCCGTCGACAGCGAAGAAGGCTTGTTCGTGCCCGCGCTGCGCAACGCCGATATGCTGGACGCCGCGAGCATTCGCACGGGTTTGAATCGCCTGCGCGATCAGGTCCGCGACCGCTCGATTGCGCCCGAAGAACTCAAGGGCTACACGATCATGCTGTCGAACTTCGGCGTGTTCGCCGGACGTTACGCCACGCCCGTGGTCGTGCCGCCGTGTGTCGCGATCATCGCGGTCGGCAAGTTGCGTCATGAAGTGGTGGCGGTGATGGGCGGAATTGCGACGCATCGCATCGTGCCGCTGTCACTGACCTTTGATCACCGCGCATGTACCGGCGGCGAGGCGGCGCGCTTTCTCAAGGGCATACTCGACGATCTGGCGTTGCCGCAATAG
- a CDS encoding tryptophan--tRNA ligase: MSSKSHLTGITTSGTPHLGNYVGAIRPAIIASQQPGASSFYFLADYHALIKCDEPERIQRSTLEIAATWLALGLDHEKVYFYRQSDIPEIPELTWLLTCVTAKGLLNRAHAYKAATDANRANEEDIDAGINAGLYMYPVLMAADILMFNAARVPVGRDQIQHIEMARDIGQRFNHMYGEHFVLPEAVIEENVATLPGLDGRKMSKSYNNTIPLWLPQKELKKAILGIVTNSQTPGEAKDPNESHVFTLYQAFASAEETAAMRVAFAEGIGWGDAKQKLFERIDSELSEARVRYETFIAQPEEIETILLAGAAKAREIATPLMTKLRASVGLRRLIKAPVVVANDPARAETGAIAAPSEVGAPRKLARFISYREKSDHKFYYKVAAADGTLLLQSVPFATPQESGRAIIVLKSIHANELITPSSGAEWQVHSSDGKLLGTSVDPERLRSELENLRLSEG, from the coding sequence ATGAGCAGCAAAAGTCACCTTACCGGCATTACCACGTCGGGCACACCGCACCTCGGCAACTATGTCGGCGCGATTCGTCCGGCGATAATCGCGAGTCAGCAACCCGGCGCGAGTTCGTTTTATTTTCTCGCGGATTACCATGCGCTGATCAAATGCGACGAGCCGGAGCGCATCCAGCGTTCGACCCTGGAAATTGCTGCGACGTGGCTCGCGCTCGGCCTTGATCATGAAAAAGTATACTTTTACCGGCAGTCGGATATTCCGGAAATTCCCGAGCTGACCTGGCTGCTGACCTGCGTCACCGCAAAAGGTTTGTTGAATCGCGCGCATGCCTACAAGGCGGCGACCGATGCCAATCGCGCGAACGAGGAGGACATCGACGCCGGCATCAACGCCGGCCTGTACATGTATCCGGTGCTGATGGCCGCCGACATTTTGATGTTCAACGCCGCACGTGTGCCGGTCGGGCGCGACCAGATTCAGCACATCGAAATGGCGCGCGATATCGGCCAGCGTTTTAATCACATGTATGGCGAACATTTTGTGCTGCCGGAAGCGGTGATCGAGGAAAACGTCGCGACCTTGCCCGGCCTCGATGGCCGCAAGATGTCGAAGAGTTACAACAACACCATTCCGCTGTGGTTGCCGCAGAAGGAGTTGAAAAAAGCGATACTCGGCATCGTCACGAATTCGCAAACGCCGGGCGAGGCGAAAGATCCGAACGAGTCACACGTGTTCACGTTGTACCAGGCGTTTGCGAGCGCGGAAGAAACCGCGGCGATGCGTGTCGCCTTTGCCGAAGGCATCGGTTGGGGCGATGCCAAACAGAAACTTTTCGAGCGCATCGACAGCGAATTGAGCGAGGCGCGCGTACGTTACGAAACCTTCATAGCGCAGCCTGAAGAAATCGAAACGATCCTGCTCGCCGGCGCTGCGAAGGCGCGCGAAATCGCTACGCCGTTGATGACAAAATTGCGTGCGTCAGTGGGATTGCGCCGGTTGATCAAGGCGCCGGTGGTGGTTGCGAATGATCCTGCGCGTGCGGAGACGGGAGCAATCGCCGCACCGAGCGAAGTAGGCGCGCCGCGAAAACTCGCGCGCTTTATTTCCTACCGCGAGAAAAGCGATCACAAGTTTTATTACAAGGTTGCCGCCGCCGACGGCACGCTGCTATTGCAAAGCGTACCTTTCGCCACGCCGCAGGAAAGCGGGCGCGCGATCATCGTGCTCAAATCTATTCACGCGAATGAGCTGATTACGCCATCAAGTGGCGCGGAGTGGCAGGTGCATTCCAGCGATGGAAAGTTACTCGGCACGAGTGTCGATCCTGAGCGTTTGCGCAGCGAACTCGAAAACCTGCGGCTGAGCGAGGGCTAG